A region from the Papio anubis isolate 15944 chromosome 6, Panubis1.0, whole genome shotgun sequence genome encodes:
- the TAAR8 gene encoding LOW QUALITY PROTEIN: trace amine-associated receptor 8 (The sequence of the model RefSeq protein was modified relative to this genomic sequence to represent the inferred CDS: inserted 4 bases in 2 codons; deleted 1 base in 1 codon; substituted 1 base at 1 genomic stop codon): MQVFVAGRTVTSNFSQPVVQLCCGDVNGSCIKTPYSPGSWVILYTMFSFGSLLAVFGNLLVMTSVLHFKQLQSPTNFLIASLACADFLVGVTVIPFSMVRTVESCXYFGAKFCALHSCCDVAFCYSSVLHLCFIYIDRYIAITDPLVYPTKFTMSVSGICVSVSWILPLTYTSAVFYTGANDDGLEELVSALSCVGGCQIVVSQGWVLIDFLLFFIPTLVMIIIYSKIFLIAKQQAIKIETTSSKVESSSEXYKIRVAXRERKAAKTLGVMVIAFIISWLPYTIDILIDAFMGFLTPAYIYEICCQGAYYNSVMNPLIYALFYPWFRKAIKLILSGDVLKASSSTISLFSE, from the exons CAGAACCGTGACCAGCAATTTTTCCCAACCTGTTGTGCAGCTCTGCTGTGGGGATGTGAAT GGATCTTGTATTAAAACTCCCTATTCTCCTGGGTCCTGGGTGATTCTGTACACGATGTTTAGTTTTGGGTCTTTGCTGGCTGTATTTGGAAATCTCTTAGTAATGACTTCTGTTCTTCATTTTAAGCAACTGCAGTCTCCAACCAATTTTCTCATTGCCTCTCTGGCCTGTGCTGACTTCTTGGTAGGTGTGACTGTGATACCCTTCAGCATGGTCAGGACCGTAGAGAGCTGCTAGTATTTTGGAGCCAAATTTTGTGCTCTTCACAGTTGCTGTGATGTGGCATTTTGTTACTCTTCTGTTCTCCACTTGTGCTTCATCTACATCGACAGATACATTGCCATTACTGACCCCCTGGTCTATCCTACCAAGTTCACCATGTCTGTGTCCGGAATTTGTGTCAGCGTGTCCTGGATTCTGCCTCTCACGTATACCAGTGCTGTATTCTACACAGGTGCCAATGATGATGGACTGGAGGAATTAGTAAGTGCTCTCAGCTGTGTAGGTGGCTGTCAAATTGTTGTAAGTCAAGGCTGGGTGTTGATAGATTTTCTGTTATTCTTCATACCTACCCTTGTTATGATAATTATTTACAGTAAGATTTTTCTTATAGCTAAACAACAAGCTATAAAAATTGAAACTACTAGTAGCAAAGTAGAATCATCCTCAGA TTACAAAATCAGAGTGGC AAGAGAGAGGAAAGCAGCTAAAACCCTGGGGGTCATGGtaatagcatttattatttcatggTTACCATATACAATTGATATATTAATTGATGCCTTTATGGGCTTCCTGACCCCTGCCTATATCTATGAAATTTGCTGTCAGGGTGCTTATTATAACTCAGTCATGAATCCTTTgatttatgctttattttatccTTGGTTTAGGAAAgccataaaacttattttaagcgGGGATGTTTTAAAGGCTAGTTCATCAACCATtagtttattttcagaataa